A part of Streptococcus porcinus genomic DNA contains:
- a CDS encoding glycoside hydrolase family 73 protein, which yields MTKLKGKKLLLAIFALVAVVTAFVAVQSSHKEKKVEADSFAVGPTQAFINEIAGTASQIASERDLYASVMIAQAILESSNGQSGLSQAPYYNFFGIKGAYNGGSVTMKTWEDDGKGNPYEIDQPFRAYPSIADSLNDYANLLSSPLYSGARRSNTLSYQDATAALTGLYATDTSYNAKLNSIIQTYGLTAYDVVAQAPSSQATPTATVDTNNLVWNHFRGSYTDSETLRIDQAWAALKYNR from the coding sequence ATGACTAAGTTGAAAGGTAAAAAGTTATTACTGGCGATTTTTGCATTAGTAGCAGTAGTAACCGCATTTGTAGCAGTACAATCTTCACATAAAGAAAAAAAAGTAGAGGCTGACAGTTTTGCAGTTGGGCCAACACAAGCTTTTATCAACGAAATTGCTGGTACTGCTAGTCAAATAGCTAGTGAAAGAGATCTATATGCCTCTGTTATGATAGCTCAAGCCATTTTAGAGTCAAGTAATGGACAATCAGGCCTCAGTCAGGCACCATACTATAACTTTTTTGGTATTAAAGGTGCTTACAATGGTGGCTCTGTAACAATGAAGACTTGGGAAGATGATGGCAAAGGGAACCCCTACGAAATTGATCAACCTTTCAGGGCTTATCCAAGCATTGCTGATTCTTTAAACGATTACGCTAATTTATTAAGTTCACCTCTATATTCAGGTGCGCGTCGCTCAAATACCCTGTCTTATCAGGATGCAACTGCAGCACTGACAGGTTTATATGCAACGGATACATCTTATAATGCCAAGCTCAATAGTATTATCCAAACTTACGGTTTAACTGCTTATGATGTGGTTGCACAAGCTCCTAGCTCTCAGGCGACACCGACTGCAACGGTTGACACAAACAACCTTGTTTGGAATCATTTTAGAGGTTCTTATACTGATTCGGAAACATTAAGAATTGATCAAGCGTGGGCAGCGTTAAAGTATAACCGATAA
- a CDS encoding glycoside hydrolase family 73 protein yields the protein MPKKNYRRKPKFKKQNFQVSISFLILTCFIISFFTIQSQRESIKKLAGNQTILFLSTAAKSAQFVAQKNDLYTSVMLAQAILESNNGQSQLSQKPYYNFFGIKGSYKGKAIILPTNEDDGKGNLYKIDAKFRHYGTRTNGFKDYAQVLSDPLYLKTHKSRAQNYEEATQVLTGHYATDTTYNQKLNQIISTYQLTLFDYPF from the coding sequence ATGCCTAAAAAGAATTATCGACGGAAACCAAAATTTAAGAAACAAAATTTTCAAGTAAGTATTTCATTTTTAATTTTGACCTGTTTTATTATCAGCTTTTTTACCATACAATCACAAAGAGAAAGTATTAAAAAACTAGCAGGAAACCAAACGATTTTATTTTTGTCAACCGCTGCAAAGTCAGCTCAGTTTGTGGCTCAAAAAAATGATTTATACACCTCAGTAATGTTAGCTCAAGCCATATTGGAATCTAATAATGGTCAGTCACAACTAAGTCAAAAGCCCTATTATAACTTTTTCGGAATTAAAGGATCTTATAAGGGAAAAGCGATTATTTTACCTACAAACGAGGATGATGGCAAAGGGAACCTCTATAAGATAGATGCTAAATTTCGTCACTATGGAACGAGAACAAATGGTTTTAAGGACTATGCCCAGGTTTTATCAGATCCTCTTTATCTAAAAACACATAAAAGTCGGGCACAAAATTATGAGGAAGCAACTCAGGTTCTCACTGGTCATTATGCAACAGATACTACTTATAACCAAAAACTGAATCAAATTATTTCAACTTATCAGTTAACCTTGTTTGATTACCCATTTTAA